In the Thermodesulfobacteriota bacterium genome, ATATTTCATCTTAATCAAGTATGATACTACACGATGAAACTGTCGCGCCAATATCTCCTGGCGGAGATGACGGGGCCGTTCCTGATCGGCCTTTCGAGCTTCACGCTCGTGGTCCTGCTCCAGCGCTTCTCCCGCCTCGCGGAGCTCGTGGTCGCGCGCGGCGTGCCCGCGCGGCTGGTCGGCCGCCTCCTCCTCGCGCTG is a window encoding:
- a CDS encoding LptF/LptG family permease, which encodes MKLSRQYLLAEMTGPFLIGLSSFTLVVLLQRFSRLAELVVARGVPARLVGRLLLAL